From a region of the Helianthus annuus cultivar XRQ/B chromosome 5, HanXRQr2.0-SUNRISE, whole genome shotgun sequence genome:
- the LOC110939870 gene encoding CASP-like protein 4A4 yields MNDGSGVLAVTRQPVVVVSPSAAYSTPAMGIPTPSPFSFSVASTRWSSSRPYNHVFGLVLRAMMMAFSFGSSLALAVTMSNNNQQDHDKQGFQHHPELVYSLVITTAVFVYSVYQLFKGIFDIAFKGEFISDKTSDYTSFVLDQLAGYLLVTGSAVTAVMINQEALSGNTSLKRAATASVCLSVAAFLTTAVCAILSGYKLSKRVMW; encoded by the exons ATGAATGACGGCAGTGGTGTTCTGGCGGTTACCCGTCAACCAGTGGTGGTTGTTTCTCCCAGTGCAGCCTACTCAACTCCGGCCATGGGAATCCCCACACCGTCCCCATTCTCGTTCTCAGTTGCGTCTACAAGATGGAGTTCGTCTAGACCTTATAATCATGTTTTTGGTCTTGTTCTTCGCGCTATGATGATGGCGTTTTCCTTTGGTTCTTCTTTAGCACTCGCGGTCACCATGTCGAATAACAATCAACAAGACCATGATAAGCAGGGATTCCAACACCACCCGGAACTTGT CTACAGCTTGGTAATCACTACCGCCGTTTTCGTCTACTCTGTATATCAACTCTTCAAAGGCATTTTTGACATCGCCTTTAAAGGCGAGTTCATATCTGATAAGACCTCAGACTACACAAGCTTCGTTCTCGATCAG TTGGCAGGCTACCTCCTTGTGACAGGCTCTGCGGTGACAGCTGTAATGATCAATCAAGAGGCGTTATCAGGAAATACATCACTCAAGAGAGCTGCAACAGCTTCTGTTTGCCTGTCAGTTGCTGCATTCTTGACGACTGCAGTTTGTGCGATTCTATCGGGATACAAGCTGAGCAAAAGAGTCATGTGGTGA